From the Budorcas taxicolor isolate Tak-1 chromosome 1, Takin1.1, whole genome shotgun sequence genome, one window contains:
- the THUMPD3 gene encoding tRNA (guanine(6)-N2)-methyltransferase THUMP3 isoform X2: protein MSDVQEATNQLLDVNLRENQMSVQVTESGPRSESEHLQVTIGATVPTGFEQTAADEVREKLGSSCKISKDRGKIYFDISVDSLAQVHCLRSVDNLFVVVQEFKDYQFKETKEEVLKDFEELAGKLPWSDPLKIWKINTCFKKKKTKRRKINPNLGKQKIDNGRGDTTVEKDVKKEFTNSVSDSQILDCYENPTIKEEVSTLIGDDLTSCKDETEETSKEEGDPEVLKFRVTCNRAGEKHCFSSNEAARDFGGSVQDYFKWKADMTNFDVEVLLNIHDNEIVVGIALTEESLHRRNITHFGPTTLRSTLAYGMLRLCAPQPTDIIVDPMCGTGAIPIEGATEWSNCYHIAGDNNPLAVNRAANNISSLLTKIQVKEGKLSLGLPIDTIQWDICNLPLRTGSVDIIVTDMPFGKRHYLEWDTYGGRCIPFGST from the exons ATGTCTGATGTTCAAGAAGCCACTAACCAGCTCCTGGATGTGAATCTTCGTGAGAACCAGATGTCTGTACAAGTGACTGAAAGTGGCCCCAGAAGTGAGTCTGAGCATCTCCAAGTCACTATTGGTGCCACTGTGCCTACTGGTTTTGAGCAAACAGCTGCAGATGAAGTGAGAGAGAAATTGGGGTCATCATGCAAAATCAGCAAAGACCGGGGCAAGATATATTTTGACATTTCAGTGGACAGTCTGGCTCAG GTTCATTGTCTGAGATCAGTAGATAATTTATTTGTGGTTGTTCAGGAGTTTAAGGATTACCAGTTCAAAGAAACAAAG GAAGAAGTTCTAAAGGATTTTGAGGAATTGGCTGGGAAGCTTCCATGGTCAGAccctttaaaaatatggaaaattaacacatgtttcaagaaaaaaaaaacaaagcgcAGAAAGATAAATCCAAATTTAGGTAAACAGAAGATTGATAATGGACGAGGAGACACAACAGTTGAGAAGGATGTTAAAAAAGAGTTCACTAACAGTGTCTCAGATTCACAGATCTTAGACTGTTATGAAAATCCAACCATCAAAGAAGAGGTATCAACATTAATAGGTGATGATTTGACATCTTGCAAAGATGAGACTGAGGAAACCTCAAAAGAAGAAGGTGATCCTGAAGTGCTGAAGTTTAGAGTCACGTGCAACAGGGCAGGAGAGAAACACTGCTTTTCTTCAAATGAGGCAGCAAGAGATTTTGGGGGTTCTGTTCAAGATTATTTTAAGTGGAAGGCTGATATGACCAACTTTGATGTGGAG GTTCTTTTGAACATCCATGATAATGAAATTGTTGTGGGCATTGCGTTGACAGAGGAGAGTCTCCACCGAAGAAATATCACACATTTCGGACCCACAACTCTTAGATCTACTCTTGCCTATGGGATGCTCAG GCTCTGTGCACCTCAGCCCACTGATATAATAGTTGATCCGATGTGTGGAACAGGGGCAATACCAATTgag GGGGCTACAGAATGGTCTAACTGTTATCATATTGCTGGTGATAATAATCCATTGGCTGTGAATAGAGCTGCAAATAACATCTCATCTTTATTGACCAAGATCCAAGTTAAAGAAGG CAAACTGTCCTTGGGCTTGCCCATAGATACTATTCAGTGGGATATCTGCAACCTGCCACTAAGAACTGGCTCTGTAGACATTATTGTAACAGACATGCCATTTGGAAAAAG